From Puniceicoccaceae bacterium, the proteins below share one genomic window:
- a CDS encoding tetratricopeptide repeat protein, which yields MSVDPSKSNKRPEAQDTGIELPQGASTASDVPEGVFEDVYRFWKDHGARLLTYLVVVLVAFLAVQGWKQYSRSREASLKDQFSKLETMDAKMDFANSHKGHALASFAYLQAGKEAYETGDFAEAAELYANAAEGLEDTDLLPIALLGQASSLRKVGDSKGAVAVLEALAAQDQFAEGIRAEAMFKRIVIALENDQDSVVEDFTRQLESTDTTQIWIQRLESIKYYQ from the coding sequence ATGAGCGTAGATCCTTCGAAATCCAACAAGCGGCCTGAGGCCCAAGACACTGGTATTGAACTCCCACAGGGAGCGTCCACCGCATCGGATGTGCCAGAGGGTGTCTTTGAAGATGTGTATCGGTTCTGGAAGGACCACGGCGCGCGCCTGCTAACCTACCTGGTTGTGGTGTTGGTTGCGTTCCTGGCAGTGCAGGGATGGAAGCAGTATTCCCGTTCGAGAGAAGCATCATTGAAGGACCAGTTTTCGAAACTGGAAACCATGGATGCGAAAATGGATTTTGCCAATTCGCACAAGGGTCATGCGCTTGCCTCCTTTGCTTACTTGCAGGCAGGAAAAGAAGCCTATGAAACGGGAGATTTTGCGGAAGCAGCAGAGTTGTATGCAAATGCTGCCGAAGGACTTGAAGACACCGATTTGCTGCCAATCGCCCTGTTGGGTCAGGCGAGCAGTCTGCGCAAGGTCGGTGATTCCAAGGGTGCAGTAGCCGTGCTTGAGGCATTGGCTGCACAAGATCAATTTGCAGAGGGGATACGGGCGGAAGCAATGTTCAAACGCATTGTGATCGCTCTGGAAAACGACCAGGATAGCGTGGTGGAAGACTTCACCCGGCAACTGGAATCGACAGATACGACACAGATCTGGATACAGCGTCTGGAGAGTATCAAATACTACCAATAA
- a CDS encoding TorF family putative porin codes for MKKTILTAISTLLAAASLNAAVEISTAYTSDYYFRGVQLADSIIEAAIEYSDGDFYLGVWTAQPFAAADDDTLYGNEIDFYGGYVIALSETVALDVGLTAYVYPDLDEGDTATYEGYLGVSFDAPLSPALYVYYDVTLEVLSVEGSLGYSVAIDETSSLDFGVAAGLVSPDEGDSAMYYTASIGYGLSLAENASFSASLNYQDGESELTGGNWDDGFYFSVGLSASF; via the coding sequence ATGAAGAAAACTATCCTGACTGCCATTTCAACACTGCTCGCTGCCGCTTCCTTGAATGCGGCTGTCGAGATCAGCACCGCTTACACCAGTGATTATTATTTCCGTGGCGTGCAGCTTGCGGATTCAATCATTGAGGCTGCGATTGAATATTCTGACGGAGACTTCTATCTGGGAGTGTGGACTGCCCAACCCTTTGCTGCCGCTGATGACGATACGCTTTATGGAAATGAAATCGATTTCTACGGCGGCTATGTCATTGCCCTGAGTGAGACGGTTGCGCTTGATGTGGGACTGACCGCCTATGTATATCCGGATCTTGATGAAGGGGATACGGCAACATACGAAGGTTATCTGGGTGTGTCCTTTGATGCTCCGCTTTCACCTGCCCTCTATGTTTATTATGATGTGACGCTTGAGGTGCTCAGCGTTGAGGGAAGCTTGGGTTACAGCGTAGCAATCGATGAAACCTCATCGCTTGACTTCGGAGTTGCTGCAGGCTTGGTATCTCCCGATGAAGGTGACAGTGCCATGTATTACACGGCTTCGATTGGATACGGATTGAGCCTTGCTGAAAACGCATCTTTCTCTGCGAGCTTGAACTATCAGGATGGTGAAAGCGAACTGACCGGTGGAAACTGGGACGACGGGTTTTACTTCTCAGTAGGACTCTCTGCTTCATTCTGA
- the prfA gene encoding peptide chain release factor 1 codes for MQIIPSLDPFRRRYAELEQLLGSSEVYQDPRKAAEFSREHLKIKSILELEDRLNAISEELRGSRELLDEGDLDEEMRELALVELAELERERESKEKALLLAMVPPDPSDDRNTVMEIRGGAGGDEASIFAADLYRMYCRYAESKGWQIENLGSNPSESGGFREVSFLVKGEQVFKRLKFESGVHRVQRIPVTETNGRIHTSTATVAVLPEAEEVDVEIAPADLEITVCRASGPGGQSVNTTDSAVQVLHRPTGMIVTCADEKSQHKNKAKALMVLRSRLLQRKQEEERAKYAAQRKQQVGSGDRSERIRTYNFPQSRVTDHRIGLTLHSLDQVMEGEIDEIVLALENADIELKLQEIDQQRPS; via the coding sequence ATGCAAATTATTCCATCCCTAGACCCTTTTCGACGCAGGTATGCGGAACTTGAGCAGTTGCTCGGATCCAGTGAGGTTTACCAGGATCCGAGAAAGGCTGCTGAATTCTCGCGCGAACATTTGAAAATCAAGAGTATCCTTGAGCTGGAGGATCGTCTGAACGCGATTTCGGAGGAACTCCGGGGGAGTCGCGAATTGCTGGATGAAGGAGATCTGGATGAGGAGATGCGGGAGCTTGCGCTAGTGGAGCTGGCGGAGCTTGAACGCGAGCGGGAGTCAAAGGAAAAGGCGCTCTTGCTTGCCATGGTTCCCCCGGATCCGAGCGATGACCGCAATACTGTGATGGAAATTCGCGGAGGTGCCGGAGGGGATGAAGCGTCCATTTTTGCTGCGGACCTGTACCGCATGTACTGCCGCTATGCGGAGAGCAAGGGGTGGCAAATTGAGAATCTCGGATCGAATCCTTCAGAATCCGGTGGGTTTCGGGAGGTATCCTTTCTTGTGAAGGGCGAACAGGTGTTCAAGCGCTTGAAATTCGAGAGTGGAGTGCATCGCGTTCAGCGCATCCCGGTCACCGAAACAAATGGCCGTATTCACACCTCGACTGCCACCGTAGCGGTATTGCCGGAAGCGGAGGAAGTTGATGTGGAGATCGCGCCTGCGGACCTGGAAATCACGGTCTGTCGTGCCAGCGGACCGGGTGGGCAAAGTGTGAACACCACTGACTCTGCGGTCCAGGTGCTCCATCGGCCGACGGGCATGATCGTGACTTGTGCGGATGAAAAATCCCAGCACAAGAACAAGGCAAAGGCGCTGATGGTGCTGCGTTCGCGCCTGCTGCAACGCAAGCAGGAGGAAGAGCGCGCAAAATATGCGGCACAGCGCAAGCAGCAGGTCGGTTCGGGAGATCGCAGTGAGCGAATCCGCACCTACAACTTTCCTCAAAGTCGGGTGACGGATCACCGTATCGGTTTGACGCTGCATAGCCTTGACCAGGTGATGGAGGGCGAAATCGACGAAATTGTGCTGGCACTTGAAAATGCTGATATCGAGCTGAAGCTGCAAGAAATTGACCAGCAGCGTCCAAGTTGA
- a CDS encoding nucleotidyltransferase yields the protein MHCTLVVLAAGLGSRYGGLKQMEGFGPHGETLLEYNLYDAWLAGIRRVVFIIRRSMEQDFRDRVLTRLPAALQVELCFQEMDALPPQAIYAQDRVKPWGTGHAIWVAKDRLDGPFVVVNGDDFYGRDGFVQLTRFFAETGGETHAMVAYPLGKTLSAEGGVSRGICEVDPDGWLLSIREVGGIERVDGKLRSAVETSVKLDERTPTSMNLFGFSRSILARIDRDFRKFLEQHGAEMKSEFFLPSVVNELISDQPCAMRVLCSDSDWMGVTHPSDRDPVVAGIAQKVRQGLYPEQLWVELR from the coding sequence ATGCATTGCACACTTGTGGTTTTAGCGGCCGGACTGGGAAGTCGGTATGGTGGACTGAAGCAGATGGAAGGCTTTGGACCACATGGAGAAACACTTCTGGAGTACAACCTGTATGATGCGTGGTTGGCTGGCATTCGCCGCGTGGTTTTTATCATCCGTCGCAGCATGGAGCAGGATTTTCGGGATCGGGTGCTTACTCGTTTGCCAGCGGCGCTCCAAGTGGAATTGTGTTTTCAGGAGATGGATGCATTGCCACCGCAGGCGATTTATGCGCAGGACAGGGTCAAGCCCTGGGGTACGGGGCATGCCATTTGGGTGGCAAAGGATCGACTGGATGGACCCTTTGTGGTTGTGAATGGAGATGATTTTTATGGGAGAGACGGATTTGTGCAGCTCACCCGCTTTTTTGCAGAAACAGGCGGCGAAACGCACGCGATGGTAGCCTATCCGCTTGGAAAGACGCTGTCGGCAGAGGGAGGCGTGTCGAGAGGCATCTGTGAAGTGGACCCGGATGGATGGTTGTTGAGCATTCGGGAAGTGGGAGGCATTGAACGTGTGGACGGCAAACTGCGGAGTGCTGTTGAGACGTCTGTGAAGTTGGATGAACGCACGCCGACGTCGATGAATCTGTTTGGATTTTCCCGCTCGATCCTTGCACGAATTGACAGGGATTTCCGGAAATTTCTGGAGCAGCACGGAGCTGAAATGAAGTCGGAATTTTTTCTTCCCTCAGTTGTGAATGAACTGATATCGGATCAGCCGTGCGCGATGCGTGTGCTCTGCAGCGATTCGGACTGGATGGGAGTGACGCATCCCTCAGACCGTGATCCAGTAGTTGCCGGAATTGCCCAAAAGGTGAGGCAGGGACTCTACCCCGAACAGCTTTGGGTTGAGCTGCGATAG
- a CDS encoding haloacid dehalogenase-like hydrolase has protein sequence MIPGTIHSQNIVACIWDFDKTLIPGYMQSPLFQMFDVDEKAFWKEVNHLPAIYKERGQVVSKDTIYLNHLLTYIKAGRLAGLNNAKLRECGRHLRFYPGLPSFFGYLKDLIENHPLYQRCNISLEHYIISTGLAEIIRGCSIAEFVDGIFGCELLENPLPAGFLNQKELSIDTEPEISQIGTIVDNTIKTRYIFEINKGSNKNESIDVNANIQPEDRRIPIRNMIYIADGPSDVPVFSVVNKGGGKTYAVYNPEEPQEFRQNDALLQTGRIKAYGPADYRSSSSTAMWLKMHLSDICDRIVEERELMLASRVVKPPRHLHSDKPDLPARQTPNQTELLA, from the coding sequence ATGATTCCAGGAACCATTCACAGCCAAAACATCGTCGCCTGCATCTGGGATTTCGACAAGACGCTCATCCCCGGCTACATGCAATCCCCCCTTTTTCAGATGTTCGATGTGGATGAGAAGGCCTTCTGGAAAGAAGTCAATCACCTGCCTGCCATCTACAAGGAGCGAGGACAGGTCGTTTCGAAGGATACCATCTACCTCAACCACTTGCTCACCTACATCAAAGCCGGTCGCCTGGCCGGACTCAACAACGCAAAACTCCGCGAGTGTGGGCGTCACCTGCGCTTTTATCCCGGGCTACCTTCTTTTTTCGGATACCTGAAGGACCTGATTGAAAATCATCCACTTTACCAGCGCTGCAACATCTCGCTCGAGCATTATATCATCTCGACCGGTCTTGCTGAAATCATCCGCGGCTGTTCCATTGCGGAGTTTGTCGACGGCATCTTTGGCTGCGAGTTGCTTGAAAATCCACTTCCCGCTGGTTTTCTCAACCAAAAGGAATTGTCCATCGATACCGAACCCGAAATCAGCCAGATCGGCACCATCGTCGACAATACGATCAAGACGCGCTACATCTTCGAAATCAACAAGGGTTCCAACAAAAACGAATCCATTGACGTCAATGCCAACATCCAGCCCGAGGATCGACGCATTCCGATTCGCAACATGATATATATCGCCGACGGCCCCAGTGACGTCCCGGTGTTTTCAGTGGTCAACAAGGGCGGTGGAAAAACCTACGCCGTCTACAATCCCGAAGAACCACAGGAATTCCGACAAAATGACGCCCTGCTGCAGACCGGTCGCATCAAAGCCTACGGACCTGCAGACTATCGCTCTAGCAGTTCCACCGCTATGTGGCTCAAAATGCACCTTTCCGACATCTGTGACCGCATTGTCGAAGAGCGCGAGCTGATGCTGGCCAGCCGGGTTGTGAAACCGCCCCGTCATCTGCACAGTGATAAACCGGATTTACCCGCTCGCCAAACCCCCAATCAAACCGAGCTTCTGGCCTGA